Proteins from one Procambarus clarkii isolate CNS0578487 chromosome 72, FALCON_Pclarkii_2.0, whole genome shotgun sequence genomic window:
- the LOC123773625 gene encoding uncharacterized protein isoform X1: MLHLAAGVLDIQNKLHYCPHEADNDVVPEAAGPPHRLTSTVCDAAPQEPTTPRAGDNEHALTELENLGDSRNVEEIYIPAGKILGREAMDLCSLSDLESSRDLPGRKYDDTLSGSVSPGSQTSDLQRSCSSTSSCADFSPTEAREDLVLGEPSASQMLAAPRLTYTTQNDALMSDSGISEHGTTESEYSDSLESDEENGRDASDTSRHADQHADEAAPVCESLDEYETDRLLSNDDNSTDLSWYDPLSNDFFISFTFANNDQSLVEFQPTKQGVGLFSRRSANRHRPLKQLKSHKRQIDKNEQTPTSYDPSSSDSYDTCQKILNDSSSPNQIEKRTGNLEFYGKPEDFDRLTEDPVNALGTPPCEDDFYMQVMPLFPELGVTRKVMRIDYDFEMRDDLWGYSSTEPYFDALTGRRILSTIYEFEVSSDEETDTVSVAELCGASEEETSMSYDHRLNDIAEEEHDADDTGGDGEHDADDTGGGERDSDSFASEITANDKDFEGNLMAKEVGVEPECGSAHASANPCVPGAPSGTASESDDGVTESGVPPRPSSDSDSAPTVMQAGQTSSPGGQSSSAAAAYLPNINTEDPSTIPDAQASTPHGGDASEHPNASSGADDASTHVETRAMGPADASSTADTSSTADTGLISAADGNLSVSLHPDHGVTSGTYTTGTTDVDTGDAADVTDAADRTGSADSARITTTNITRATNIDALSTGNTDINRGDTDVTCKDNTDITNMGSTDVTYKTDVVLECDFPCIIESDITSTRDQYIIEAGDGDINAGGSDINAGDSDIKADDSDINVDSDIKVGDSDINVDNDINAGDSDINAGDSDINAGDSDIDAGDSDINVGNSDINVGNSDINAGDSDINAGESDINAGDSDINADNGDINAGDSDINAGDSDINAGDSDINAGESDINTDETDVYTDETNFNADLTDIYADTFDSTSTSNTDITGVDDTDITEGSKTPISILGNTEMSVSNKTDSTNAHDIISAGISDVTHTNGPVAPSTGNTDFTSTGNTDITSISNADIASTGNADSASTGNTDIPSTGNADTSTADTMASTVDAGIMAATNSNNVNTAPRVENILTTFDSAVAGQETSRQSSEVIDVSSVSSSKFSVDEGLAVPSSVAVTDRSVLSHSPRRSVELEAEDSESVSRAVALMEEDVVRVADVIIVAHAGTSVADTGDNQTDIDASIHCADSPSASQDVGSNASRNKADSTITETAASRFTVTSPRDHLHADTRQLGSASGREGKRNDADMQILSPDRPGLGARSAPKSELTITNEGPHMPGEGRQCEDVICIKEAPRPQEGAFSKALTTYCSDRRAGSSTAGSLGEQPPCAIENKSQENERTTSNKDATSALVVREDTDQTPQVHDKSNAAIQETVTTHHICTTETNTSGITSQSLGGGGEDSKNETVPPVCHNTQQTEAVSDLDVPPPKPKRLFLRRMSSERKLKLHNDSPISEEDGNADSSTPPKRPLRRKESLRQQNTMPRKSNKSVPPTNLDKEHEPLAVENEAGEHCGSSPVGVEARGARRCKQAGTVPRPYDSGNKRLLGNSKHSGDARSGSGDAAAVTEVLARETRTTEVPDGAITPDSHTQDNASGLGTNRTLEGSADGSEVLSEEVLLDFKISSGDSDQYHTKAAACLDKHISSPSSIKKLTNHSLDSNRSPRVEKSKNLSKCEVTKAVEIKVTEGNSETSGKKIQNNKDNIFIPSLQASKEITNNIGDNSQVFNNSHQTEPDVKSLSERILTPENTECPRPPERRKRSPSKLPNGVYLERTTDAMDVKAPGVSKPMVPERTYRRYKSLPRQRKPKAAPSPTSPTRIPRKPVGRAASTATCRPQHSPSGLKFSSPEVTSLTHYDHPTAPRPAERASVMLLMEHLREHVPRTIDWSAITPRLRQRDRAASDGSIHNNVKRRISLKRTGSLKKLYSSIQRNFINNVRNSDVNESVICLPRPKIFGRKQRRYDMKLSPDIPSEIPQLEPYSDSSSVDLVENLPDVYLFHSKLEFFEDKTFPSPVERKRVASESECRDEKVLGEDVPPVPLRRHKRARNRTLVIEASEEHGENAAGSQELLDKTADLSNDRKTSVPAEDIVVVHESCSVARQRFFSSLEPGTQGETGNKELNTQRINHNTSQLCTNDRTEPDNAQASSARSKLNPDMPRCERDFPEDRVPSPPAEAAGGDAGDNGDLDEALLALADALSHVTHSESDDVDSVGTCITHISEDVLHPTLSRGQTTSKNPESDSHDPDTTSTNIYNASDTLNRWMHDPFCDTDEGLRAGDPSQDLMQFDKSGEDQSTTAGSPGVETAVGPCWEPPAVSLQTWEERQGLPREEFPPLHLRKPHEDGIVAKLVGASRSTSKTDQDTPSPGPPADSEKEDGHRHHQHQQHQQEEEKQKAEEDRAQQDRCVEVYPETVRQRQRNMMASSGKVDIKNWNSSGNNNNNESQMSPAKVKKFLPSVKALRNQFEAGKTNNRSESNGGVTNTGNGTLSHRSSGSTSSLASSTLEKTSSTNSLNSASDSMENLLSPSFENQRQVDPEEPVEPIFNQFKKVDEELKDLMSRPPSTTGWNPRPLLKRLYYTPEVPKIQSQGTTYINIEGFLEKLPSGRKKATFWNAWKRRYFVAKDGVLYYYQNTQAEKPSMKMTLMGGKVECMEPNMIGVDDGNRDSRASGMLGIDDGKGHYVVVRCSSRQEAERWRRALETHTVEDFASQYVQPWPMPTSPALLRDTLVIDLGSASVRAGVLASQATLPQVFLPSVVATERETRRQVWGFDALAPDVRAASSVSFPIRPSHKITKYSVDLSAISSLLQKTFADLKVDPKNYHIQLSVPRVLNNNTQTELLRVLFDKFGVRSVNLTHQSILALYAYNATSGIVVDIGERMDIVPVIDGYIVDGGVSRVPYGGYRILDHLRQFLYMRNVSLINEVESYIIRHVLENICYCAHHYNTEKARCTNNPDLYEKDVSLAEYFHTKDCPFETISLDFGRFQATEGLFNPDAWGLDHPGLHKLVHKAIMECSMDIRKEMSRSIFLAGGVTQLPGLVDRLTTEIDNLTPPAIRPKVHASPYRYHAAYIGACVLAESPAFVQSRISREDWNKHGNAALRKWSL; the protein is encoded by the exons ATGTTACACCTGGCTGCAGGAGTACTCGATATCCAGAATAAACTCCATTACTGTCCACATGAAGCTGACAACGACGTTGTCCCCGAGGCGGCCGGACCTCCACACCGTCTGACTTCGACTGTGTGTGATGCGGCGCCCCAAGAACCAACTACTCCCCGTGCAGGAGATAACGAACATGCCCTGACAGAGTTAGAGAACCTCGGGGACTCCCGTAATGTCGAGGAGATTTATATTCCTGCCGGTAAGATTCTTGGGCGCGAAGCGATGGATCTCTGTAGCTTATCAGACCTGGAGAGTAGCAGGGATCTCCCCGGGAGGAAATATGATGATACCTTGAGCGGATCCGTCAGTCCAGGGAGTCAAACGTCCGACCTCCAGAGAAGCTGTTCCTCTACCTCCTCCTGTGCGGATTTCAGCCCGACGGAGGCCAGGGAGGATTTGGTGTTGGGTGAGCCATCAGCCTCCCAGATGCTGGCGGCACCCAGACTGACGTACACGACGCAGAACGACGCCCTGATGTCGGACAGCGGCATCTCTGAGCACGGCACTACGGAGTCCGAGTACTCGGACTCGTTAGAATCTGACGAGGAAAACGGGCGCGATGCGTCTGACACGAGCCGACATGCAGATCAACATGCTGATGAAGCCGCGCCGGTCTGCGAGAGCCTTGATGAATACGAAACAGATAGATTATTAAGCAACGATGATAACTCTACGGATTTATCGTGGTACGATCCACTGTCCAATGACTTTTTTATTAGTTTCACTTTTGCTAATAATGATCAATCTCTCGTAGAATTCCAACCTACGAAGCAAGGTGTAGGCCTCTTTAGCCGCCGCTCTGCTAACCGCCACAGACCACTGAAACAGCTCAAGTCTCACAAAAGGCAGATAGATAAGAACGAGCAAACACCCACTTCCTATGACCCAAGCTCCAGCGACTCGTACGACACCTGTCAAAAGATACTGAATGACAGCTCGTCTCCAAATCAAATAGAGAAACGGACAGGAAACCTGGAGTTCTACGGGAAACCGGAAGATTTTGATCGTCTAACAGAGGATCCGGTAAATGCTCTTGGAACCCCTCCTTGTGAAGACGACTTCTACATGCAGGTCATGCCCCTCTTCCCCGAGCTCGGTGTGACTCGCAAAGTTATGAGGATCGACTACGATTTCGAGATGCGAGACGACTTGTGGGGCTACTCCAGTACCGAGCCGTACTTCGACGCGCTAACTGGCCGCCGGATCCTCTCCACGATTTACGAGTTCGAAGTGTCCTCTGACGAAGAGACGGACACAGTGAGCGTGGCGGAGCTCTGTGGGGCTAGTGAGGAGGAGACGAGCATGTCGTACGACCACAGACTCAATGACATCGCCGAGGAGGAACATGATGCGGAtgacactggtggtgatggtgaacatgatGCGgatgacactggtggtggtgaacgTGATAGTGACAGTTTTGCGAGTGAAATAACGGCGAACGACAAAGATTTTGAAGGCAATCTAATGGcaaaagaagtgggagtggaacctGAATGTGGATCAGCCCACGCCAGTGCTAACCCGTGTGTTCCCGGCGCTCCTTCAGGCACTGCCAGTGAAAGTGACGACGGCGTGACTGAAAGTGGTGTCCCTCCCAGACCTTCTAGTGATAGTGACTCGGCCCCTACCGTGATGCAGGCAGGCCAGACTTCCTCCCCCGGAGGCCAGAGTTCCTCCGCTGCTGCCGCCTACTTACCGAACATCAATACAGAAGACCCTTCTACCATTCCGGACGCCCAGGCCTCCACACCACACGGTGGAGACGCCAGCGAACATCCCAACGCCTCCAGCGGTGCTGACGACGCAAGTACACACGTCGAAACCCGAGCCATGGGACCCGCTGACGCCTCCAGCACTGCTGACACTTCCAGCACTGCTGACACTGGACTCATAAGTGCAGCTGACGGTAACCTGAGTGTCTCACTTCATCCTGACCACGGAGTTACGTCTGGTACCTACACCACAGGGACAACTGACGTTGACACAGGAGACGCAGCTGACGTAACTGACGCAGCTGACCGTACAGGCTCAGCTGACAGCGCCAGGATAACAACCACTAATATTACCCGAGCGACTAATATCGACGCTTTATCAACAGGTAATACTGACATCAACAGAGGCGATACTGACGTCACTTGCAAAGATAATACTGACATCACAAACATGGGCAGTACTGATGTCACATATAAAACGGATGTCGTCTTAGAATGTGATTTTCCTTGTATAATCGAAAGTGACATCACTAGTACACGTGATCAGTATATCATCGAAGCTGGTGACGGTGACATCAATGCGGGCGGTAGTGACATCAATGCGGGCGATAGTGACATCAAGGCAGACGATAGTGACATCAATGTAGACAGTGACATCAAGGTAGGCGATAGTGACATCAATGTAGACAATGACATCAATGCAGGCGATAGTGACATCAATGCGGGCGATAGTGACATCAATGCAGGCGATAGTGACATCGATGCAGGCGATAGTGACATCAATGTAGGCAATAGTGACATCAATGTAGGCAATAGTGATATCAATGCAGGCGATAGTGACATCAATGCAGGAGAAAGTGACATCAATGCGGGCGATAGTGACATCAATGCGGACAATGGTGACATCAATGCAGGCGATAGTGACATCAATGCAGGCGACAGTGACATCAATGCAGGCGATAGTGACATCAATGCAGGCGAAAGTGACATCAATACAGACGAAACTGATGTATATACAGACGAGACTAACTTCAATGCAGACTTGACTGACATCTATGCAGACACATTTGACAGCACTAGTACAAGTAACACTGACATCACAGGCGTTGATGACACTGACATCACCGAGGGTAGCAAGACTCCCATCAGTATTCTGGGAAATACTGAGATGTCAGTGTCAAACAAAACTGACTCTACGAATGCACATGACATCATTAGCGCCGGTATTTCTGACGTCACTCACACTAATGGTCCAGTAGCTCCTAGCACAGGTAATACTGACTTCACCAGCACAGGTAATACTGATATTACTAGCATAAGTAATGCTGATATTGCCAGCACTGGTAATGCTGATAGTGCTAGCACAGGTAATACTGATATTCCTAGCACAGGTAATGCTGATACAAGCACAGCTGATACAATGGCAAGCACCGTTGATGCTGGCATCATGGCTGCAACAAACAGCAACAATGTAAACACAGCCCCAAGAGTTGAGAATATTTTAACGACGTTCGACAGCGCAGTAGCTGGCCAGGAGACGAGTCGACAATCCTCAGAAGTCATCGACGTGTCTTCAGTCAGCAGCAGCAAGTTCAGTGTAGATGAAGGTCTTGCGGTCCCCTCCAGTGTCGCCGTGACTGACAGGTCTGTCTTAAGTCACTCTCCAAGACGTAGCGTGGAGCTAGAAGCGGAAGATTCGGAGTCTGTCAGTCGAGCTGTGGCCTTGATGGAAGAGGATGTTGTCAGAGTAGCTGACGTGATTATTGTTGCTCATGCAGGCACATCCGTCGCAGACACAGGGGATAATCAGACTGACATTGACGCCAGCATTCACTGCGCTGATAGCCCATCAGCATCacaagacgtaggttcgaatgcgTCTAGAAATAAAGCAGATAGCACCATTACCGAAACGGCAGCGTCTAGGTTCACGGTGACCTCTCCTAGAGATCATTTGCATGCAGATACTCGTCAGCTGGGCAGTGCCAGTGGTAGGGAAGGGAAGCGAAATGATGCAGATATGCAAATTCTGTCACCTGATCGTCCTGGGCTGGGCGCAAGGTCGGCTCCAAAGTCAGAATTAACCATTACAAATGAGGGGCCCCACATGCCTGGGGAAGGGAGGCAATGTGAAGATGTTATATGTATAAAAGAGGCACCAAGGCCACAAGAGGGAGCTTTCTCTAAGGCTCTTACAACATACTGTAGCGATAGGAGAGCAGGGAGCTCCACGGCGGGGTCTCTCGGCGAGCAGCCACCATGTGCAATTGAAAACAAATCTCAAGAGAATGAGAGAACCACAAGCAACAAGGATGCAACCTCCGCATTGGTAGTCAGGGAAGACACCGATCAAACACCACAAGTGCATGACAAGAGTAACGCTGCCATACAAGAGACTGTGACGACACATCATATCTGTACAACAGAAACGAATACTAGTGGAATTACCAGTCAGTctctgggaggaggaggagaggacagtAAGAATGAGACAGTCCCTCCTGTCTGCCACAACACGCAACAGACAGAAGCAGTCTCTGATTTGGACGTTCCTCCTCCAAAACCTAAGAGACTATTTCTACGTCGGATGTCAAGTGAACGAAAACTGAAACTGCACAATGACTCACCGATATCAGAGGAAGATGGGAACGCAGACTCCAGTACACCTCCGAAGAGACCACTAAGACGCAAGGAAAGCCTTAGGCAACAAAATACAATGCCTCGGAAGTCTAATAAATCCGTCCCACCAACAAATCTCGATAAGGAACACGAACCACTGGCAGTAGAAAACGAAGCTGGAGAACATTGCGGGTCAAGCCCAGTGGGTGTGGAGGCGAGGGGAGCGCGACGCTGCAAACAGGCTGGCACTGTGCCAAGGCCCTATGATTCAGGTAATAAGAGGCTGCTGGGGAATAGCAAGCACTCGGGTGATGCAAGAAGCGGGTCAGGTGATGCTGCCGCGGTGACGGAGGTGCTGGCTCGGGAGACCAGGACGACCGAGGTCCCTGACGGAGCCATCACACCTGATAGTCACACTCAGGATAACGCATCTGGTCTTGGAACAAATAGGACACTCGAGGGATCTGCAGATGGTTCAGAAGTTCTGTCCGAGGAGGTTCTCTTGGATTTTAAAATCTCCAGTGGCGACAGTGATCAGTATCACACTAAAGCAGCAGCCTGTCTGGATAAACATATTTCTAGTCCATCATCAATCAAGAAACTGACAAACCATTCTCTAGACAGCAACAGGTCGCCAAGAGTGGAAAAATCGAAAAATTTATCAAAATGTGAAGTGACAAAAGCTGTTGAAATAAAAGTTACAGAAGGTAATAGCGAAACTAGTGGCAAAAAGATACAGAATAACAAAGATAATATATTTATCCCTTCGCTGCAAGCATCAAAAGAAATAACAAACAATATTGGTGATAATTCTCAGGTTTTTAATAACTCGCATCAAACCGAGCCAGACGTCAAGTCATTGTCGGAAAGAATTCTTACTCCAGAAAATACAGAATGTCCTCGTCCtccagagagaaggaagaggtctcCTTCTAAACTGCCAAACGGTGTATACCTGGAGAGGACCACGGACGCCATGGACGTCAAGGCCCCAGGGGTATCCAAGCCTATGGTCCCGGAGAGGACATACAGGAGGTACAAGTCCCTCCCCCGGCAGCGAAAGCCGAAGGCCGCGCCCTCGCCCACCTCCCCGACCCGCATCCCGAGGAAACCAGTCGGAAGAGCCGCCTCCACAGCCACGTGTCGCCCCCAGCACAGTCCCAGTGGGCTGAAGTTTTCTTCGCCCGAGGTAACCTCCCTGACGCACTACGACCACCCGACGGCGCCACGACCGGCGGAGAGAGCCTCGGTGATGCTGTTGATGGAACACCTCCGAGAACACGTGCCTCGGACCATCGACTGGAGCGCCATAACGCCTCGCCTCAGGCAGCGTGATCGAGCTGCCTCCGATGGTTCCATCCACAACAACGTAAAGAGAAGAATTTCGTTAAAGAGAACAGGTTCTCTAAAGAAATTATATTCCTcgatacagcggaactttataaaTAACGTGCGAAATTCTGACGTTAATGAGAGTGTTATCTGTTTACCTAGACCTAAAATTTTCGGACGGAAGCAGAGGAGGTACGATATGAAGCTCTCGCCCGACATTCCTTCAGAGATTCCTCAGCTAGAGCCGTACAGTGATTCCTCGTCAGTAGACTTGGTAGAGAATTTACCAGACGTTTATTTATTTCATTCTAAGCTGGAGTTCTTCGAGGACAAAACGTTCCCATCTCCTGTCGAAAGGAAAAGGGTGGCTTCGGAAAGTGAATGTCGGGATGAGAAAGTACTCGGTGAAGATGTTCCTCCAGTTCCATTGAGAAGACACAAAAGAGCGAGAAACAGAACACTCGTCATAGAGGCTTCTGAAGAACACGGTGAGAACGCTGCTGGCAGTCAAGAACTTTTGGATAAAACGGCTGATCTCAGTAACGACAGGAAAACCTCAGTACCTGCTGAAGACATCGTCGTCGTGCATGAATCTTGTTCTGTTGCTCGACAACGGTTCTTTTCAAGTCTGGAACCAGGAACACAGGGAGAGACTGGCAACAAGGAGCTCAACACACAGCGCATCAACCATAACACGTCACAATTATGTACGAATGATAGAACTGAACCCGACAACGCTCAGGCTTCGTCAGCGAGATCGAAGCTCAACCCAGACATGCCAAGATGCGAGAGAGATTTCCCCGAGGATAGAGTACCTTCGCCTCCTGCTGAAGCTGCTGGTGGAGATGCTGGCGACAACGGCGATCTGGACGAAGCTCTGCTAGCTCTTGCTGATGCTCTATCGCATGTAACACACAGTGAATCTGACGACGTTGACTCTGTAGGAACTTGCATAACACACATCTCTGAAGATGTGCTCCACCCCACTCTCAGTAGAGGCCAGACAACGTCGAAGAACCCTGAGAGTGACTCACACGACCCAGACACGACTtcgacaaatatttacaatgcttCCGACACCTTAAATCGGTGGATGCATGACCCGTTTTGTGACACTGACGAAGGACTTCGAGCGGGCGACCCATCTCAGGACTTGATGCAGTTCGATAAGTCTGGCGAGGACCAGTCAACCACCGCTGGAAGCCCCGGCGTTGAGACTGCTGTCGGGCCATGCTGGgagcctccagctgtctctctccaaACCTGGGAGGAAAGGCAAGGCCTCCCGAGGGAGGAGTTTCCTCCATTACACCTTCGTAAACCTCACGAAGACGGGATAGTCGCCAAACTCGTGGGAGCTTCCCGCTCTACAAGTAAAACTGATCAAG ACACTCCTTCACCCGGCCCACCTGCGGACTCTGAGAAGGAAGACGGCCACCGccatcaccagcatcagcagcaccagcaggaggaggagaagcagaaggcGGAGGAGGACCGAGCACAACAGGATCGGTGCGTGGAGGTGTATCCTGAGACCGTCAGGCAGAGGCAAAGGAACATGATGGCCTCCTCAGGCAAG GTGGACATCAAGAACTGGAATTCCTCgggcaacaataataataacgagAGCCAGATGAGCCCTGCAAAAGTCAAGAAGTTCCTGCCTTCCGTCAAGGCTCTGAGGAACCAGTTCGAGGCTGGAAAGACAAACAACAGATCTGAAAGCAATGGCGGTGTCACCAATACGGGTAATGGTACCCTCAGTCACAGGTCCTCAGGATCAACATCATCCTTGGCCAGCTCCACCTTGGAAAAGACCAGCAGCACCAATAGCTTAAACTCTGCCAGCGACTCCATGGAGAACCTGCTCAGTCCGTCCTTTGAAAACCAGCGGCAGGTGGACCCTGAGGAGCCTGTAGAGCCCATCTTCAATCAGTTTAAGAAGGTGGATGAAGAGCTGAAGGATCTGATGAGCAGGCCGCCCTCCACCACAGGATGGAACCCG AGACCTTTGCTGAAACGCCTCTACTACACCCCAGAGGTGCCTAAGATCCAGAGTCAAGGCACCACTTACATCAACATTGAGGGCTTCCTGGAGAAGTTGCCCTCAGGGAGAAAGAAAGCCACCTTTTGGAATGCCTGGAAAAGACGGTACTTTGTGGCAAAAGATGGTGTTCTCTACTACTACCAG AACACACAGGCAGAGAAGCCCAGCATGAAGATGACGCTGATGGGAGGTAAAGTGGAGTGTATGGAGCCCAACATGATCGGAGTTGATGATGGG AACCGAGACTCTAGAGCCTCAGGCATGCTCGGCATAGATGATGGG AAGGGGCACTATGTGGTGGTCCGGTGTAGCTCCCGACAGGAGGCTGAACGATGGCGAAGAGCACTCGAAACGCACACAGTAGAAGACTTTGCAAGCCAGTATGTCCAGCCGTGGCCCATGCCAACTAGTCCTGCCCTCCTCAGGGACACACTCGTCATTGACCTCGGATCTGCCTCTGTCAGGGCTGGCGTTCTTGCCTCCCAAG CGACCCTTCCTCAGGTGTTCCTGCCATCAGTGGtggccacagagagagagactcgACGTCAGGTGTGGGGTTTTGATGCCCTGGCTCCAGACGTCCGAGCTGCTTCCTCAGTTTCCTTTCCCATCAGACCCTCCCACAAAATTACGAAG TATTCTGTGGACCTGAGTGCCATCTCAAGTCTCCTGCAGAAGACATTTGCTGACCTAAAGGTTGACCCCAAGAACTACCATATCCAGCTCTCTGTACCTAGAGTCCTCAATAACAACACTCAGACGGAACTCCTGCGCGTCCTTTTTGACAAGTTCGGCGTCAGGTCCGTCAACCTGACTCACCAGTCCATCCTTGCACTTTATGCCTACAATGCCACCTCTGGGATAGTTGTGGACATTGGCGAGAGAATGGATATTGTGCCTGTGATTGAtg GATATATCGTGGATGGCGGCGTGTCCAGAGTGCCTTATGGTGGATACCGCATCCTTGACCACCTCCGGCAGTTCCTATACATGAGGAACGTGTCGCTCATTAACGAGGTGGAGAGCTATATTATCAGACAT GTGCTGGAAAACATCTGTTACTGCGCGCACCACTACAACACCGAGAAGGCACGTTGCACCAACAATCCCGACCTTTACGAAAAAGATGTCTCTCTGGCCGAATACTTCCACACCAAGGACTGCCCCTTCGA AACCATCTCGCTGGATTTCGGTCGCTTCCAAGCCACCGAAGGATTGTTCAACCCTGACGCCTGGGGTCTCGACCACCCTGGCCTGCATAAATTGGTTCACAAGGCAATCATG